One window from the genome of Xenorhabdus bovienii SS-2004 encodes:
- the mrdB gene encoding peptidoglycan glycosyltransferase MrdB (rod shape-determining protein RodA) — MTDSQKKVPFWTRVHIDIPLLLCILALLVYSLFIMWSASGQDVDMMERKAGQVIMGLIVMIVLAQVPPRIYENWAPYLYIGCVFLLILVDVFGQISKGAQRWLDLGIVRFQPSEIAKIAVPLMVARFMNRDLCPPSLKNTGIALILTFLPTLLVAAQPDLGTSILIAASGVFILFLAGMNWRLITIAILLIACFLPILWFFLMHDYQRARVMMLLDPESDPLGKGYHIIQSKIAIGSGGEFGKGWLQGTQSQLEFLPERHTDFIFAVLSEELGLVGVLVLLALYLLLIMRGLVIAARAQNTFGRVMAGGLILILFVYVFVNIGMVSGILPVVGVPLPLISYGGSALIVLMAGFGIIMSIHTHRKLLSKSL; from the coding sequence ATGACAGACTCTCAGAAAAAGGTTCCTTTCTGGACCAGAGTACATATCGATATCCCACTGCTGCTGTGCATTCTAGCATTGCTAGTCTACAGCCTTTTCATTATGTGGAGCGCCAGCGGACAAGACGTTGACATGATGGAACGTAAAGCCGGGCAAGTTATCATGGGGCTGATAGTCATGATCGTCTTGGCTCAAGTCCCGCCACGCATATACGAGAACTGGGCACCTTATCTTTATATTGGATGCGTGTTCCTGCTAATCCTTGTTGATGTTTTTGGGCAAATAAGTAAGGGTGCGCAACGTTGGCTGGATCTGGGCATTGTGCGCTTCCAGCCATCGGAAATTGCTAAAATTGCCGTTCCTTTGATGGTTGCCCGTTTCATGAACCGTGATCTTTGCCCTCCCTCGTTGAAAAATACGGGGATTGCACTGATTCTGACATTCTTGCCTACCCTACTAGTCGCCGCACAGCCAGACTTGGGAACTTCTATCCTGATTGCCGCCTCTGGTGTATTCATTCTGTTTCTGGCAGGAATGAACTGGCGGTTAATCACCATTGCCATTTTACTGATTGCCTGTTTTCTTCCAATATTGTGGTTCTTTTTAATGCATGACTACCAACGTGCCAGAGTCATGATGCTGCTGGATCCTGAAAGTGATCCGCTGGGTAAGGGCTATCACATCATCCAGTCCAAAATCGCCATTGGCTCAGGAGGGGAATTTGGCAAAGGCTGGTTGCAAGGAACACAGTCGCAATTGGAATTTCTACCTGAGCGCCATACGGATTTCATTTTCGCTGTTCTCTCTGAAGAGCTGGGGCTGGTGGGTGTTCTTGTCTTGCTGGCTCTCTATCTGCTGCTCATCATGCGGGGTTTGGTTATTGCCGCCAGAGCACAAAATACTTTTGGGCGGGTGATGGCGGGTGGTTTAATACTAATTCTATTTGTCTATGTCTTCGTAAACATCGGCATGGTGAGCGGTATCCTGCCTGTAGTCGGCGTTCCCCTACCGCTGATTAGCTATGGCGGCTCGGCATTAATTGTCTTAATGGCAGGATTCGGCATTATTATGTCAATACATACGCATCGCAAGTTATTGTCCAAAAGCTTATAA
- the rlpA gene encoding endolytic peptidoglycan transglycosylase RlpA yields the protein MRQQWLILGIVAVLISGCTTTGNKREDSSIPPVPTREVLGAEPQYEPYHPSANQDYQRDGQTYRIVQDSANFTQTGYASGFGEEANGKLTAIGERASPYALAAAHPTLPIPSYVRVTNLSNGRMIIVRINDRGPYNKPGKIIELSRATTERLNLMPQSRVKLDGIQVAPDGSISGLGTEGAIIVKQSYALPDRPDIGAPAMMDSPSEQNIAEQNTVSQPAVEQNLSGNTENPFLTSPSAGTPSAPKQSETKWILQPQTEPVATSPVIPESAATSTGGFMVQVGAISSEQKAKEWQQSLSQRFNVQGRVMQFSNIYRVQLGPLSRQQATELQKKLTDQMHQSSFIVAP from the coding sequence ATGCGTCAACAATGGCTTATACTCGGCATCGTGGCTGTACTGATATCAGGCTGTACAACAACAGGTAATAAAAGGGAGGACTCCTCCATTCCTCCTGTTCCAACCCGTGAGGTATTGGGTGCAGAACCTCAATATGAGCCTTATCATCCAAGTGCCAACCAAGACTATCAAAGGGATGGGCAAACCTATCGCATCGTGCAGGACTCAGCTAACTTCACCCAGACGGGTTATGCCAGTGGGTTCGGTGAAGAAGCGAATGGAAAACTGACAGCAATTGGTGAACGGGCTAGTCCTTATGCTTTAGCGGCTGCGCACCCCACATTACCTATTCCAAGCTATGTGCGGGTCACTAATTTGAGCAACGGGCGCATGATAATTGTCAGAATTAATGACCGTGGCCCTTACAATAAGCCGGGCAAAATCATTGAATTATCGCGGGCAACGACGGAACGCCTGAACCTGATGCCACAAAGCAGAGTCAAACTGGATGGAATTCAAGTTGCACCTGATGGATCAATTTCTGGCTTGGGGACAGAAGGCGCGATTATCGTCAAACAAAGTTATGCTTTACCTGACAGACCCGATATTGGCGCACCAGCTATGATGGACAGCCCATCTGAACAAAATATCGCAGAGCAAAATACGGTGAGCCAACCTGCTGTTGAGCAGAATCTGTCTGGGAATACAGAAAATCCGTTTCTCACTTCACCGTCCGCAGGAACACCATCTGCACCAAAGCAATCAGAGACAAAATGGATATTGCAGCCACAGACTGAACCTGTTGCGACTTCCCCCGTTATACCTGAATCTGCCGCCACATCAACGGGCGGTTTCATGGTACAAGTTGGTGCCATCAGTTCTGAACAGAAAGCCAAAGAGTGGCAACAATCATTAAGCCAGCGCTTTAATGTACAGGGCCGTGTTATGCAATTTAGTAATATCTATCGCGTTCAACTGGGGCCTCTCAGTCGCCAGCAAGCAACGGAACTACAAAAGAAATTAACTGACCAGATGCATCAATCCTCCTTTATTGTTGCCCCCTGA
- the dacA gene encoding D-alanyl-D-alanine carboxypeptidase DacA — MKYIVTSRFIKNATLGIALATSASAFANTDDNFKTMIPGVPQTDAEAYILIDYNSGKILAEKNSDIRRDPASLTKMMTSYVIGQAIKSGKIGPNDTVTVGKDAWATGNPVFKGSSLMFLKPGDQVSVAMLSRGINLQSGNDACVAMADYVAGSQDAFVNLMNKYVQNLGLQNTHFETVHGLDAAGQYSSAHDMALIGQALIRDVPDEYAIYKEKEFTYNNIHQPNRNGLLWDKSLNVDGIKTGHTSGAGYNLVSSATESNMRLISVVMGSPTFKGRETDSKKLLTWGFRFFETVSPLQVGKEFASEPVWFGDADKVQLGVDKNVYLTIPRGRLKDLKASYVLNNTELHAPLAKDQVVGTINFQLDGKTIEQRPLVVMQEIKEGGFFSRMIDYIKLMFHHWFG, encoded by the coding sequence ATGAAATACATAGTTACTTCCCGTTTTATTAAAAATGCCACTTTAGGCATCGCTCTGGCTACCAGCGCTTCTGCATTCGCTAACACGGATGATAATTTCAAAACCATGATCCCCGGCGTTCCACAAACCGATGCAGAAGCCTATATTCTGATTGATTACAACTCAGGTAAGATATTGGCAGAAAAGAATTCAGATATCCGACGTGATCCCGCCAGTCTGACGAAGATGATGACCAGCTATGTGATTGGTCAAGCCATCAAATCAGGGAAAATCGGTCCGAATGACACCGTTACCGTCGGTAAGGATGCTTGGGCAACGGGCAATCCGGTGTTTAAAGGCTCCTCACTGATGTTTTTGAAACCCGGTGATCAGGTTTCTGTTGCCATGCTATCCCGTGGTATCAACCTGCAATCCGGTAATGATGCCTGTGTCGCAATGGCTGACTATGTCGCAGGCAGTCAAGATGCGTTCGTCAACCTGATGAATAAGTATGTGCAGAATCTAGGGTTGCAAAACACACACTTTGAGACTGTCCATGGCCTAGATGCAGCAGGCCAATACAGTTCTGCCCATGATATGGCACTGATTGGTCAGGCTCTGATCCGTGATGTACCGGATGAGTATGCCATCTACAAAGAGAAAGAATTTACTTACAACAATATCCATCAACCCAACCGTAACGGGCTGCTATGGGATAAAAGCCTGAATGTGGATGGCATCAAAACCGGCCACACCAGTGGCGCCGGTTACAACCTTGTTTCTTCCGCCACCGAAAGTAATATGCGCCTAATTTCTGTTGTCATGGGCAGCCCAACATTCAAAGGGCGTGAAACCGACAGCAAAAAACTACTGACTTGGGGATTCCGCTTCTTTGAAACGGTCTCACCATTGCAGGTAGGTAAAGAATTTGCCTCAGAGCCAGTCTGGTTTGGTGATGCTGATAAGGTACAATTGGGCGTCGATAAAAATGTTTATCTGACTATTCCTCGTGGCCGCCTGAAAGATCTGAAAGCCAGCTACGTATTGAACAATACCGAATTACATGCCCCACTCGCCAAAGATCAAGTCGTCGGTACTATCAACTTCCAGCTTGATGGTAAAACCATTGAACAACGTCCATTGGTCGTGATGCAGGAAATCAAAGAAGGGGGTTTCTTCAGCCGTATGATCGATTACATCAAATTGATGTTCCATCATTGGTTTGGTTGA
- the ybeD gene encoding DUF493 family protein YbeD, with the protein MKTKLNELLEFPCSFTYKVMGLAQPELVDQVIEVVQRHAPGDYSPVVKPSSKGNYHSVSITINATHIEQVETLYEELGNLELVRVVL; encoded by the coding sequence ATGAAAACAAAATTAAATGAACTGCTTGAGTTCCCCTGCTCATTCACTTACAAAGTGATGGGTTTAGCTCAACCTGAGCTGGTGGATCAAGTTATTGAAGTGGTTCAGCGCCATGCGCCGGGCGATTACTCCCCAGTGGTGAAACCAAGCAGCAAAGGCAATTACCACTCGGTTTCCATCACCATCAATGCCACACATATTGAGCAGGTTGAAACGCTGTATGAAGAGTTGGGTAATTTGGAGCTGGTGCGAGTGGTTCTGTGA
- a CDS encoding TrkH family potassium uptake protein, whose protein sequence is MVRKNQLLIVGHLCSFLVLLYSLSMLLPIFVALFYKEKSVFAFFDTLLIGLSIGSVGWYFTRKTKAQPSTQDGFLIIVLFWLLFSLLSALPFVLDKSLNINLVDAVFEGVSGITTTGATVLNDVSALPKSMLYYRAQLNFIGGLGVIVLAVAILPLLGIGGVKLYQSEMPGPFKEERLTPRLADSAKSLWLVYLLLGALCSVSFKVAGMSWFDAVCHGISTVSLGGFSTRNESLGYYDSAAIEMVGGIFSVLAAVNFTLYFVALTRRSLKPLLKNAELKFFLLVLAAVVCIIWLELYRSGMYGVKEAFVHGFFMTSSMMTDNGLATSDYAQWPSHTILMLLAVSFFGGCVGSTCGGIKALRFLILAKQSISEINQLVHPNAISTIKVGQSSVHERVLRSVWGFFFLYVFFSCFFIWALNLLGYDLVTSFATVAACINNMGVGYGATAQGFGDLDAIAKWMMCAAMLLGRLEIYPILILCSKAFWRF, encoded by the coding sequence ATGGTCAGAAAAAACCAACTCCTGATTGTGGGGCATCTTTGTAGTTTTCTGGTGCTCCTTTACAGCCTCTCTATGTTGCTGCCTATTTTTGTTGCACTATTTTATAAAGAAAAAAGTGTGTTTGCCTTTTTTGATACGTTGCTCATTGGATTGAGTATCGGAAGCGTTGGTTGGTATTTTACCCGCAAAACCAAAGCACAACCCAGTACCCAAGATGGATTTCTTATTATCGTGCTGTTCTGGCTGCTCTTTTCGCTGCTCAGTGCTTTGCCTTTTGTCCTTGATAAAAGCCTGAATATCAACCTTGTGGATGCGGTGTTTGAAGGTGTGTCGGGTATTACAACGACAGGAGCAACGGTACTGAATGATGTGTCTGCATTACCCAAGTCTATGCTCTATTATCGTGCACAGCTTAATTTTATTGGTGGATTGGGAGTTATCGTACTGGCTGTTGCGATTCTGCCATTGCTCGGTATTGGTGGGGTAAAACTCTATCAATCAGAAATGCCTGGCCCCTTTAAAGAAGAGCGCCTGACCCCTCGCCTTGCCGATAGTGCTAAAAGTTTATGGCTGGTTTATCTGCTGTTGGGCGCTTTATGTTCGGTGAGTTTTAAAGTAGCGGGAATGTCGTGGTTTGATGCCGTTTGTCATGGAATTTCGACCGTTTCTTTAGGTGGATTTTCGACCCGCAATGAAAGCCTTGGTTATTATGACAGTGCCGCTATTGAAATGGTGGGGGGTATTTTCTCGGTATTGGCGGCAGTCAACTTTACGCTCTATTTTGTTGCACTGACACGCAGAAGCCTAAAACCACTATTGAAAAATGCCGAACTGAAATTTTTTCTGCTGGTACTGGCGGCGGTAGTTTGCATTATCTGGCTGGAGTTATATCGCTCGGGTATGTATGGTGTGAAGGAAGCTTTCGTTCATGGTTTTTTCATGACCAGTTCCATGATGACCGATAATGGTCTGGCGACTTCAGATTATGCCCAATGGCCCTCTCACACGATATTGATGCTATTGGCAGTCAGTTTCTTTGGGGGCTGTGTGGGATCGACGTGTGGCGGTATTAAGGCACTCCGTTTCCTGATTCTGGCAAAGCAGAGTATCAGCGAAATTAATCAACTTGTTCATCCGAATGCCATTTCAACGATTAAAGTTGGCCAGTCTTCGGTTCATGAAAGGGTATTGCGCTCCGTCTGGGGTTTTTTCTTTTTGTATGTTTTTTTCAGTTGTTTTTTTATCTGGGCATTGAATTTGTTGGGTTATGATTTAGTAACCTCGTTTGCTACCGTTGCGGCCTGTATCAATAATATGGGAGTCGGTTATGGCGCAACCGCGCAAGGTTTTGGTGATCTTGATGCTATCGCGAAATGGATGATGTGTGCGGCCATGTTATTGGGGCGTCTTGAAATTTATCCGATCCTGATCCTCTGTTCGAAGGCATTCTGGCGTTTTTGA
- the lipB gene encoding lipoyl(octanoyl) transferase LipB, which yields MKFPLQHNTVILRQLGIQPYEPVSDAMHQFTEQRTAETSDEIWLVQHEKVFTQGQAGKAEHVLTPGEIPVIQSDRGGQVTYHGPGQQIMYVLVDLKRAKIGVRQLVTAIENAVIETLAHFGVEAHARPDAPGVYVQNNKICSLGLRIRKGCSFHGLALNIAMDLQPFLRINPCGYAGMQMTQLSDLAAEVTVEDVQPVLVEKFCRILGFQLINER from the coding sequence ATGAAGTTTCCATTGCAACATAACACCGTTATTTTACGCCAGTTGGGTATCCAGCCTTACGAACCAGTTTCTGATGCTATGCACCAGTTTACTGAGCAACGTACTGCGGAAACATCTGATGAAATCTGGCTCGTCCAGCACGAAAAAGTGTTTACGCAAGGTCAGGCAGGTAAAGCCGAGCATGTGCTTACGCCAGGTGAGATTCCCGTTATTCAATCCGACAGGGGCGGCCAAGTAACCTATCATGGTCCTGGGCAACAGATCATGTATGTCTTAGTCGATTTAAAGCGGGCAAAAATTGGTGTGCGTCAGTTGGTGACGGCAATCGAGAATGCCGTAATCGAAACCTTGGCTCATTTTGGTGTAGAAGCGCATGCCCGTCCAGATGCTCCGGGTGTCTATGTCCAGAACAACAAAATATGTTCACTTGGGCTGCGTATCCGTAAAGGATGCTCTTTCCACGGTCTGGCACTGAATATTGCAATGGACTTACAGCCATTTTTACGCATTAACCCATGTGGTTATGCGGGAATGCAGATGACTCAACTCAGTGACCTCGCAGCAGAGGTCACTGTTGAAGATGTACAACCTGTTCTGGTGGAAAAATTCTGCCGGATCTTGGGATTTCAACTAATCAATGAAAGATGA
- the lipA gene encoding lipoyl synthase, giving the protein MSKPIQMERGVKYRDADKMALIPVKTVATEREALLRKPEWMKIKLPADSSRIQGIKAAMRKNGLHSVCEEASCPNLAECFNHGTATFMILGAICTRRCPFCDVAHGRPTAPDTNEPTKLAQTIQDMALRYVVITSVDRDDLRDGGAQHFADCISAIREKNPSIKIETLVPDFRGRMDRALEILTATPPDVFNHNLENVPRVYRQVRPGANYEWSLKLLEKFKETHPNIPTKSGLMVGLGETNEEILEVMRDLRRHGVTMLTLGQYLQPSRHHLPVQRYVSPAEFDEMKEAALEMGFTHAACGPFVRSSYHADMQAKGMEVK; this is encoded by the coding sequence ATGAGTAAACCAATTCAGATGGAACGCGGTGTTAAATATCGCGACGCAGATAAAATGGCTCTGATCCCTGTAAAAACAGTGGCCACAGAACGTGAAGCACTCTTGCGTAAACCTGAGTGGATGAAAATCAAACTTCCTGCGGATTCCAGCCGCATTCAGGGCATCAAAGCTGCAATGCGCAAAAATGGCTTGCATTCCGTCTGTGAAGAAGCCTCCTGCCCTAATCTGGCCGAGTGCTTTAACCACGGAACAGCCACCTTTATGATCCTTGGTGCGATTTGTACCCGTCGCTGCCCATTCTGTGACGTGGCACATGGCCGCCCGACTGCACCAGATACCAATGAACCCACTAAGCTCGCGCAAACCATTCAAGATATGGCTCTGCGTTATGTCGTGATCACCTCTGTTGACCGTGATGATCTGCGTGATGGCGGCGCACAGCATTTCGCCGACTGTATCTCTGCCATTCGCGAAAAAAATCCATCAATTAAGATCGAAACACTAGTACCTGATTTCCGTGGACGTATGGATCGTGCGCTGGAAATTCTGACAGCCACACCACCTGATGTATTTAACCACAATCTGGAAAACGTACCACGGGTATATCGTCAGGTTCGCCCGGGTGCTAACTACGAGTGGTCGTTGAAGCTACTGGAAAAATTCAAGGAAACTCATCCAAATATCCCAACCAAGTCAGGTTTGATGGTGGGATTGGGCGAGACCAACGAAGAAATTTTAGAAGTGATGCGTGATTTACGTCGTCATGGCGTCACCATGCTGACATTAGGCCAATACTTACAGCCGAGTCGCCATCACCTGCCTGTCCAGCGTTATGTCAGCCCTGCTGAATTTGACGAGATGAAAGAAGCAGCACTGGAGATGGGCTTTACCCACGCTGCCTGTGGTCCATTTGTCCGCTCCTCTTACCATGCTGATATGCAGGCCAAAGGCATGGAAGTCAAATAA
- the cspE gene encoding transcription antiterminator/RNA stability regulator CspE, protein MSKIKGNVKWFNESKGFGFITPEDGSKDVFVHFSAIQSNGFKTLAEGQRVEFEITEGAKGPSAANVVPI, encoded by the coding sequence ATGTCAAAAATTAAAGGTAACGTTAAGTGGTTTAATGAATCCAAAGGATTCGGTTTTATCACTCCAGAAGATGGTAGCAAAGATGTTTTCGTACACTTTTCCGCCATTCAGTCTAATGGTTTCAAAACTTTGGCTGAAGGTCAAAGAGTCGAGTTTGAAATCACTGAGGGTGCGAAAGGTCCATCTGCTGCAAACGTTGTCCCAATCTAA
- a CDS encoding methylated-DNA--[protein]-cysteine S-methyltransferase, translating to MYHHYLNTPEGFPKPYVHITADDEGVTSIYFVNEKKELESKNTITKQCVKELQEYFKGKRHTFTVPLSMKGTEFQKRVWQQLCNIPFGDMWSYKQLALTLGSVNYCRAVGMANSRNPISLIVPCHRVIGHDGKLVGYTGGLDIKGWLLEHEKNKKIKAKQS from the coding sequence ATGTATCATCATTACCTGAATACTCCAGAAGGCTTTCCTAAGCCTTATGTACATATCACTGCAGATGATGAAGGAGTCACTAGCATCTACTTTGTTAATGAAAAGAAAGAATTAGAATCTAAAAACACGATTACTAAGCAGTGTGTAAAAGAGTTACAGGAATATTTCAAAGGAAAACGACATACATTCACGGTTCCTTTGAGCATGAAGGGAACAGAATTCCAGAAGCGAGTCTGGCAGCAGCTCTGCAACATCCCTTTTGGCGACATGTGGAGTTATAAACAATTGGCATTGACTTTGGGATCCGTTAATTATTGCCGTGCTGTAGGAATGGCAAACTCACGTAATCCCATTTCCCTGATTGTACCTTGCCATCGAGTGATTGGGCATGATGGTAAGTTAGTCGGCTATACTGGTGGGCTGGATATCAAAGGATGGCTGCTGGAACATGAAAAGAATAAAAAAATTAAAGCTAAACAGAGTTGA
- the proV gene encoding glycine betaine/L-proline ABC transporter ATP-binding protein ProV, whose product MTIKLEVRNLYKIFGDHPEPAFKLLESGFNKEQIFEKTGLAIGVQNANLAIEEGEVFVIMGLSGSGKSTLVRLLNRLIEPTRGQVIIDGKDIAAISDTQLREVRRSKISMVFQSFALMPHLNVLENTAFGMELAGIPKKERHYKALETLKQVNLENYALSYPDELSGGMQQRIGLARALANDPDILLMDEAFSALDPLIRTEMQDEVLRLQGEHQRTIIFISHDLDEAMRIGDRIAIMQGGIIVQVGTPDEILNNPANDYVKTFFRGVDISHVFSAKDVARRRHEALLHIATGFGPRSALKVLDDEDRNYGYLIEKGQKFIGVVSVCSLQKALTEKQPIEYATLKEPAAVSADMPLHELISIVAQSPCAVPVVGDNDRYLGVISKGILLQALDKETPNEQ is encoded by the coding sequence ATGACAATTAAACTCGAAGTTAGAAATCTATATAAAATATTCGGAGATCATCCAGAACCCGCATTTAAGTTATTAGAATCCGGTTTTAACAAGGAACAGATTTTTGAAAAAACCGGTCTGGCGATTGGAGTGCAAAATGCCAATCTGGCCATTGAAGAAGGCGAAGTATTTGTCATCATGGGGTTATCCGGTTCAGGTAAATCTACGCTGGTACGCCTTCTCAATCGTCTGATAGAACCCACCAGAGGTCAGGTTATCATTGATGGAAAAGATATTGCTGCTATTTCAGACACCCAACTGAGGGAGGTTCGCCGCAGTAAAATCAGTATGGTTTTCCAGTCATTTGCACTCATGCCCCATTTAAATGTTCTGGAAAATACCGCGTTTGGGATGGAACTTGCCGGTATTCCCAAAAAAGAGCGTCACTACAAGGCACTTGAAACCTTGAAACAAGTGAATCTGGAAAACTATGCTCTGTCATATCCCGATGAGCTTTCCGGCGGTATGCAACAGCGTATCGGGTTAGCTAGAGCATTAGCCAATGATCCCGATATTCTGTTGATGGATGAAGCCTTCTCTGCTCTCGATCCTCTGATCCGCACCGAAATGCAGGACGAAGTACTACGTCTGCAGGGCGAGCACCAGCGCACGATTATCTTTATTTCCCATGACTTGGATGAAGCAATGCGCATTGGTGATCGCATTGCGATCATGCAGGGGGGCATCATTGTACAAGTGGGTACACCTGATGAGATCCTGAATAATCCTGCCAATGATTACGTCAAAACGTTCTTCCGAGGTGTAGATATTAGCCATGTATTCTCAGCAAAAGATGTTGCTCGTCGTCGGCATGAAGCTCTGCTCCATATAGCCACAGGTTTTGGCCCTCGCTCGGCTCTGAAAGTTCTGGATGATGAAGACAGGAATTATGGATATCTGATCGAAAAAGGCCAAAAATTTATTGGCGTGGTTTCGGTCTGCTCTTTACAAAAAGCGCTGACAGAAAAGCAACCGATTGAATATGCCACGTTGAAAGAACCCGCCGCCGTCTCGGCTGATATGCCGCTGCATGAATTGATATCTATCGTGGCGCAATCCCCCTGTGCTGTTCCTGTTGTGGGTGATAATGACCGTTATTTAGGTGTCATTTCCAAAGGGATCCTGTTACAGGCTTTAGATAAGGAAACACCGAATGAGCAGTAA
- the proW gene encoding glycine betaine/L-proline ABC transporter permease ProW, whose translation MSSKTLQTASDQATFSDPWINSATVDPSSNNDWLDTSATEISSEHFNIMAPFQHKLIPFDSWVTHAIDWLVLHFRPIFQGVRIPVDFILTGFEQFLISMPAPVTILIFALLAWQLTGAGMGVTSFISLILIGAIGAWSEAMITLALVLTALLFCILIGLPLAIWLAHNERVARIVRPLLDAMQTTPAFVYLVPIVMLFGIGNVPGVMVTIIFALPPIVRLTILGIKQVPADLIEAAQSFGASPRQMLFKVQLPLAMPTIMAGVNQTLMLALSMVVIASMIAVGGLGQMVLRGIGRLDIGLAAVGGAGIVILAIILDRLTQSLGKNNRARGGLWYHSGPIGLFITLFARKWAQKSSCDNNTQTDK comes from the coding sequence ATGAGCAGTAAAACCCTACAGACAGCATCTGATCAGGCAACCTTCAGTGATCCTTGGATCAATAGTGCCACAGTCGATCCATCATCAAATAATGATTGGCTGGATACTTCCGCAACTGAGATTTCATCAGAACACTTCAATATTATGGCGCCTTTTCAGCATAAATTGATTCCGTTTGATTCATGGGTAACCCACGCTATTGACTGGCTCGTCCTGCATTTCCGGCCTATTTTTCAGGGTGTACGTATTCCGGTGGATTTTATCTTAACTGGGTTTGAACAGTTTCTGATTTCCATGCCTGCTCCCGTGACTATTCTGATTTTCGCACTGCTTGCGTGGCAGCTTACAGGAGCGGGAATGGGGGTCACTTCCTTCATTTCACTGATCCTGATCGGTGCTATTGGTGCATGGTCTGAAGCCATGATAACACTGGCACTGGTGCTCACGGCTCTGCTGTTCTGCATTCTCATTGGCTTACCGCTCGCTATCTGGCTAGCACACAATGAACGGGTTGCCCGAATTGTCCGCCCCTTGCTGGATGCAATGCAGACAACGCCAGCTTTTGTCTATCTCGTTCCTATTGTGATGTTGTTCGGCATCGGTAATGTGCCTGGGGTCATGGTCACGATCATTTTTGCCTTGCCGCCCATTGTTCGCCTGACAATTTTAGGGATCAAACAAGTTCCGGCAGATCTCATCGAGGCAGCCCAATCCTTTGGTGCAAGTCCACGCCAAATGTTGTTCAAAGTTCAGCTTCCCCTTGCTATGCCTACAATTATGGCCGGCGTGAATCAGACATTGATGTTGGCACTCTCCATGGTCGTCATTGCCTCCATGATAGCCGTTGGTGGTTTGGGGCAGATGGTATTGCGCGGAATTGGCCGTCTTGATATAGGGCTGGCAGCCGTTGGGGGCGCAGGAATTGTTATTCTTGCCATTATCCTTGATCGCCTGACCCAATCTCTAGGGAAAAACAACCGTGCCAGAGGAGGACTTTGGTATCACTCGGGGCCGATAGGGCTGTTCATCACACTTTTTGCCCGAAAATGGGCACAAAAGTCCTCCTGTGACAATAACACTCAAACCGATAAATAA